In Rhodoferax koreense, a genomic segment contains:
- a CDS encoding DegQ family serine endoprotease encodes MLQVDLKKMRSFALAGMMAVAASATLLPAQPVWAQTRTLPDFTDLVEQVGPSVVNIRTLEKASAKADGANGMDEEMLEFFRRFGVPIPGQPNQPRQAPRPPRADPDEETPRGVGSGFILSTDGLIMTNAHVVEGADEVIVTLTDKREFKAKIIGSDKRTDVAVVRIEATGLPAVKLGDVGRLKVGEWVMAIGSPFGLENTVTAGIVSAKQRDTGDYLPFIQTDVAINPGNSGGPLINMRGEVVGINSQIYSRSGGFMGISFAIPIDEATRVSEQLRTTGRVSRGRIGVQIDQVTKDVAESIGLGKPQGALVRGVEAGSPAEKAGVEAGDIVVKFDGKEIAKFSDLPRMVGNTKPGTRSVLTVFRRGSTKDLTVVIAEIEADKPVKKAVDKEDKPKASPGGQLLGLAISDLTDAQKKELKLKGGVRVDAATDGAARAGVREGDVIVAIANTEIASVRDFEAAVAKTDKTKPVNILFRRGEWASYALIRPSR; translated from the coding sequence ATGTTGCAAGTCGATCTGAAGAAAATGCGTTCCTTCGCCCTGGCGGGGATGATGGCCGTGGCCGCCTCGGCGACGCTGCTGCCCGCGCAGCCGGTGTGGGCCCAGACCCGCACCTTGCCCGACTTCACCGACCTGGTGGAACAGGTGGGGCCCTCGGTGGTCAACATCCGCACGCTGGAGAAGGCCTCGGCCAAGGCCGATGGCGCCAACGGCATGGACGAGGAGATGCTCGAATTCTTCCGCCGCTTCGGCGTGCCGATTCCGGGCCAGCCGAACCAGCCGCGCCAGGCGCCGCGGCCTCCGCGTGCCGACCCGGACGAGGAGACACCGCGCGGCGTCGGCTCGGGCTTCATCCTGAGCACCGACGGCCTGATCATGACCAACGCCCATGTGGTCGAAGGCGCGGACGAGGTCATCGTCACGCTGACCGACAAGCGCGAGTTCAAGGCCAAGATCATCGGCTCCGACAAGCGCACCGACGTGGCCGTGGTCCGCATCGAGGCCACCGGCCTGCCCGCGGTCAAGCTCGGCGACGTGGGCCGGCTCAAGGTGGGTGAGTGGGTGATGGCCATCGGCTCGCCCTTCGGCCTGGAAAACACCGTGACGGCCGGCATCGTCAGCGCCAAGCAGCGCGATACCGGCGACTACCTGCCTTTCATCCAGACCGACGTGGCGATCAATCCCGGCAACTCCGGCGGCCCGCTGATCAACATGCGCGGCGAAGTGGTCGGCATCAACAGCCAGATCTATTCGCGCTCGGGTGGTTTCATGGGCATCTCGTTCGCGATTCCCATCGACGAAGCCACGCGTGTCAGCGAGCAATTGCGCACCACGGGCCGCGTCTCGCGTGGCCGCATCGGCGTGCAGATCGACCAGGTCACCAAGGACGTGGCCGAGTCGATCGGTCTGGGCAAGCCGCAAGGCGCGCTGGTGCGCGGCGTCGAAGCCGGATCGCCGGCCGAGAAGGCTGGCGTGGAAGCGGGGGACATCGTGGTCAAGTTCGACGGCAAGGAGATCGCCAAGTTCTCTGACCTGCCGCGCATGGTGGGCAACACCAAACCCGGCACCCGGAGCGTGCTGACGGTGTTCCGCCGTGGCAGTACCAAGGACCTGACGGTGGTGATCGCCGAGATCGAGGCCGACAAGCCCGTGAAGAAGGCCGTCGACAAGGAAGACAAGCCCAAGGCATCGCCCGGCGGCCAGTTGCTCGGCCTGGCCATCAGCGACCTCACCGACGCGCAGAAGAAGGAGCTCAAGCTCAAGGGCGGCGTGCGGGTCGATGCGGCCACCGATGGTGCCGCACGCGCCGGCGTGCGCGAGGGAGACGTGATCGTGGCCATTGCCAACACCGAGATCGCCAGCGTGCGCGACTTCGAGGCGGCGGTCGCCAAGACCGACAAGACCAAGCCGGTCAACATCCTGTTCCGCCGGGGCGAATGGGCCAGTTATGCGCTGATCCGGCCGAGTCGCTGA